TTCACGAGAATACAACCTGGCCAAAAGCATTACCGATCTATACACATCAGAGGAAGAAGATATTCTCATCGTTGAATATCCCAATCTGCGGGAAGCTAGCATATCGCTGGAATTACTACAAGAAGCTAATCTAAATATACTCGTAGCCCGTGCTGACCGTGGTTGGAAAGAGACCGATAAGCTCTTGTCAGAAAAGCTAAGTCAACAAGTAGGTAAAACTCCACTTTATGTTTACTTGACACACGCATCCCGCAATGTGGTTGAAGACTACACTGGTATGCTTCCACCATATACACTTTGGAGGAAAATAGTATACCGACTGTCACAATTAGCATTGACAGAAAGTATATTTACGTTCACAAAAAGAAAGAAGCAGCCGGCAACATCAGGAGATGAAGATGACGAATGATAAAGGAAAATACAGTCAATACTTAACAGTAGCCGGTAACTATTTTGCCAATAAAGGATGGGTACATTTACTATTGGCAGGAGGATTGTATATATTATACAAAATGTTCTTTCGTACTTCCCTTCCTTTCTTTCTGACGATTAGTTCATTACCTTTAATGACAGTTATTTTCTTATTAATTATCAAATATTCAAAGCAAAGTTTCTATACACTTTTCATTCTCCAATTCCTGCTGGCAGCAGCTTATGCAGTGACAGACATACCATTGGGAGTAGCAACATTAATGTGTACATTGTTTGCCGTTGTTTTGCTCTTTGCGTACGGAATGCATGAAAAAATTGACTGGTCGGAAAGTCGTAATGGTATGCTTATGCTTTTTCTGATATGGGGAGTTTATTGCATATTAGAGATAGCTAATCCGAACAATGTTCAGGCAGCATGGAATATCTCCATCACCCATTATCTCATATATCCTATTGTATGTGCTGTCATCGTACCGTTAGCAATCCGTAACATCAAGGGGATTCAGTGGCTTCTAATTATATGGTCTCTTTTCATCCTCTTGGCAGCAGCCAAAGGATATTGGCAAAAAAACTGTGGTTTTAATGAACGTGAGCAGTATTTTTTATACGTTTTGGGAGGAGCAAGAACTCATATTATTTGGTCCGGTATTCGTTATTTCTCATTCTTCAGTGATGCAGCGAACTTCGGCGTACACATGGCTATGGGTGTTTCACTTTTTGGAATTTCACTTTTTTATATAAAAGGTGTATGGCTGAAAATCTATTTTATAATTGTCATTATTGCCGCCATTTACGGAATGGGAATTTCTGGAACACGGGCTGCGATAGCTCTGCCTATCGGTGCTTTAGGGAGTTTCATTATTCTTTCACGCAATCGCAAAGCATGTATTACAGGTATTTCAGTTCTTGCCTTGTTATTCTTGTTTTTTGTATGTACCAATATAGGAGATGACAATCAATATATCCGCAAGATGCGTTCTGCATTTCGTCCTAGCCAAGACGCTTCCTATCAATTACGTGTAGACAATCGAAAGAAAATGAGAGAATTGATGATTCACAAGCCTTTTGGATATGGGATAGGGTTATCCAAAGGCGACCGTTTCTATCCCAAAGAACGTATGCTCTATCCACCGGATTCCTGGTTAGTCTCAGTATGGGTAGAAACCGGAATCATCGGTCTAGTTCTCTACCTGGCTGTTCACGGAGTCCTTTTTGCATGGTGCGGATGGATACTGATGTTCAAGATCATGAACAAACGCCTGCGAGGCTTACTTACTGCCTGGCTCTGTACCGCTGCCGGATTCTATCTGGCAGCCTATGCCAACGACGTGATGCAATATCCCAACTCCATCCCCATATACACAGCCTTTGCCCTCTGCTTCGCAGGACCGTACATTGACAAGCGGATGCAGCAAAGTAAAGAAACAGAACTGAAAAACGAACAATAGATTATGATGAACGAACCTCAAGTCTCCTTTATCACAGTTTGCTACAACGGCTTTAAAGACACTTGCGAATTAATAGAATCGCTGCAAACACATGTACATTCCGTGAGCTATGAAATCATCGTCGTAGACAATGCTTCGCGCGAAGACGAAGCGACTAAAATCAAGGAGCTATATTCCGATATAGTCACCCTGCGGAGCGAGTCTAACCTAGGCTTCTCTGGCGGAAATAATCTGGGGATCAGAGTAGCCAAAGGAGCCTATATCTTTCTGATAAACAATGACACTTATGTTGAATCAGACGGATTCCACTACCTGACAGAGCGACTGGAAAGTCAGAAAAACATCGGAGCCGTCTCTCCGAAGATACGCTTTGCCTTTCCTCCGCAAAACATACAGTTTGCCGGATTCACCTCCCTGTCGGCAATCACTATACGCAACGAAATGACAGGTTTCGGCTGTCCGGACGACGGCACGTTCGACACCCCGCACACGACCCCCTACCTGCATGGGGCGGCACTCATGGTAAAACGTGAAGTCATTGAGAAAGTAGGAGAAATGCCGGAAATATTCTTCCTGTATTATGAAGAAATGGACTGGTGTACACAGATGACAAATGCCGGTTACGAACTATGGTATGAGCCTCGTTGCACCGTCTTCCACAAAGAAAGCCAGAGCACCGGACAGTTCAGCAAGCTACGTACCTTCTACATGACGCGCAACCGTTTGCTCTACACCCGCCGCAACCGGAAAGGTGCTCAACGGCTGCTCTCCATTCTTTATCAATCTACCATAGCTGCCGGAAAAAATAGCCTTCAGTTTGCCGTGAAAGGTCGTTTCGATTTATTTGCCGCAGTATGGAAAGGCGTTGTCAGAAGCTTTTCTGTCACCTCTCCTATCCGATAACCCTTAAAAATGAAAGACCATGTACACCTTTATTGACTGGATTCTCTTTATTCTTCTGGCACTTTGTGTCGGTTATCTGCTGTTCTACGCCATTGCCTCCAAATTCTATCGTCCGCGAAAACTTTCCGAAGCACGTATCCTGCGTCGTTTTCTTGTACTCTTCCCTGCATACAAGGAAGACAGGGTGATCGTCTCCACTATCCGTAATTTCCTCGAACAGGAATACCCCAAAGAAATGTACGACGTTCTTGTCATCTCCGATCAGATGCAGCCGGACACGAATGCTGCCCTACAAACACTCCCCATCTGTTTGCAAGTAGCCGACTATACCAATAGTTCCAAAGCCAAAGCCCTTACGCTGGCAATGAACGTCACTGCCAACGAATCTTATGACGTAGTAGTGATCATGGATGCCGACAATGTAACGACTCCCAATTTCCTCGCAGAAATCAACCGTGCTTTTGAGTCCGGCCTGCATGCCGTACAAGCCCACCGCACAGGAAAAAACATGAATACAGACATCGCTGTTCTGGATGCGATCAGCGAAGAAATAAACAACGGATTCTTCCGTAGCGGGCACAACGCGATAGGATTGTCAGCCGGATTAGCCGGTTCCGGAATGGCATTCGACGTTCATTGGTTCCGCCGAAATGTAGGACATCTGCAAACATCGGGCGAAGACAAGGAGCTGGAAGCCCTGTTGCTAAAACAACGCATTCATATCGAA
This sequence is a window from Bacteroides thetaiotaomicron VPI-5482. Protein-coding genes within it:
- a CDS encoding O-antigen ligase family protein, translated to MKMTNDKGKYSQYLTVAGNYFANKGWVHLLLAGGLYILYKMFFRTSLPFFLTISSLPLMTVIFLLIIKYSKQSFYTLFILQFLLAAAYAVTDIPLGVATLMCTLFAVVLLFAYGMHEKIDWSESRNGMLMLFLIWGVYCILEIANPNNVQAAWNISITHYLIYPIVCAVIVPLAIRNIKGIQWLLIIWSLFILLAAAKGYWQKNCGFNEREQYFLYVLGGARTHIIWSGIRYFSFFSDAANFGVHMAMGVSLFGISLFYIKGVWLKIYFIIVIIAAIYGMGISGTRAAIALPIGALGSFIILSRNRKACITGISVLALLFLFFVCTNIGDDNQYIRKMRSAFRPSQDASYQLRVDNRKKMRELMIHKPFGYGIGLSKGDRFYPKERMLYPPDSWLVSVWVETGIIGLVLYLAVHGVLFAWCGWILMFKIMNKRLRGLLTAWLCTAAGFYLAAYANDVMQYPNSIPIYTAFALCFAGPYIDKRMQQSKETELKNEQ
- a CDS encoding glycosyltransferase family 2 protein, translated to MMNEPQVSFITVCYNGFKDTCELIESLQTHVHSVSYEIIVVDNASREDEATKIKELYSDIVTLRSESNLGFSGGNNLGIRVAKGAYIFLINNDTYVESDGFHYLTERLESQKNIGAVSPKIRFAFPPQNIQFAGFTSLSAITIRNEMTGFGCPDDGTFDTPHTTPYLHGAALMVKREVIEKVGEMPEIFFLYYEEMDWCTQMTNAGYELWYEPRCTVFHKESQSTGQFSKLRTFYMTRNRLLYTRRNRKGAQRLLSILYQSTIAAGKNSLQFAVKGRFDLFAAVWKGVVRSFSVTSPIR
- a CDS encoding glycosyltransferase; amino-acid sequence: MYTFIDWILFILLALCVGYLLFYAIASKFYRPRKLSEARILRRFLVLFPAYKEDRVIVSTIRNFLEQEYPKEMYDVLVISDQMQPDTNAALQTLPICLQVADYTNSSKAKALTLAMNVTANESYDVVVIMDADNVTTPNFLAEINRAFESGLHAVQAHRTGKNMNTDIAVLDAISEEINNGFFRSGHNAIGLSAGLAGSGMAFDVHWFRRNVGHLQTSGEDKELEALLLKQRIHIEYLEQLPVYDEKTQKKEGIKNQRKRWIAAQYGALRASLPDFPKALIQGNIDYCDKILQWMLPPRLIQLAGVFGFTLLFTAIGLLMSLQSGGYEWYTAIKWWILSAAQVAAMIIPVPGKLLNRKLGKAILQIPTLALAMIANMFRLKGTNKKFIHTEHGEE